GaccttttgttcttgttttagtgTTTCATCAGCCCCACTGCCACTAAAAAGTTTGACTCAAATCTGCAACAAATTAGCATAAATCTTGTTTTTGTAATTGAATGGTCTTGAGTTAAGTTCGACTAGAGGATGACTAGTTATTgtctaaccaaaaaaaaaaaaaatttgtttaactTTCTCGTGTTCAAAATTTTTATCTCTCAACACATTTACCACTTCGTGTGTTATGGGTTAATTGACATCTACTACTAATAGTAACAAGGTTGCCAGTTGCTACGCACTGTCTATATTGTCCTACAAACCGACCATAGAGGGCTGCTATATCCATCAATCTAAAGCAAAGGTTTCGATGATGTCAAGTCCAAGTCCCCAAAAGCATCCCGGATAAAGTGGACTAGCACTATGTTTAATTTGGTGGCACTACATAGAAAAATAACTTTTCTACATCCACAGAAGTCGTGCAGAAATCAAGTTCAATAACAACAGAGAAAATGGTTCGTAGAAATTTAAAAGATGAATCTGTTTCAAACAGTGGCGGACACAGGAATAAATATATATggaggtaaaaaaaattaaatgagacaaaaaataaaaatataataaatgaacaccaatttcaatttttcaataatGATAATATTTCTAATAATCTGCTTTGATTTTAAGTCAACAACCGATAAGTGGCCGTTATCTCTAATGTTTGAAGTTATGTGTCACATGTTTGATTGCTCAAGAAATGAATATGTAACCCTTGTGACAATTACACAAATTAGGATGATGGGTTTGTTACGTTAAGTTTTAACGGAAGACAAAATTGCACTACGAATAAAATTAACAGTATGCAGGGAATATATAATCAGAGGAGCTCATGTACTGAATTAGAAGTTTCAAGTTAATCTGTTGTTCACTTGACGTATCTGTCTTTTTGAATTATGAACCTAGCATAACTAATATGCCAGATTGTTTCTCCTTGTGGATATAGTGATATAACAATGAAGAAACATTTTCTCATGCATGTTCTGTCAAAAGCAGATAATTCCATGTGGCTAAGGGAGAAAGAATATGAATGCAAAACATCAGAAAGAAAGCATCAAAGACTATTAAAGAATCGAGATCGAAAGCACGAAGTCGGCAAGTCGGAGAGTTAAGAGAAAGATTGAGAATTTGTGAGCTCGTATACTTCGTTTAATACAAGATGAGTGCTCTTATACTTTGTTTAATAGTAGTGGGACGGTAAGTCGTAGCTCTTATCATTAATCATCCATATACAATTATAAATACAAGGTGCGAAGATCGGGGATCAGCCAAAAAAAGAAGACGAGTCAAGTAAGAAAAACCAAAGTCTCACTGGGGGTAGTGGCCCCACTCGGCCCTTACTACCGCGTCACTATTGGTTCAAACATGTTGATGTCATGAACAAAGATTgaaatatctgcgatatttcTAATATATCTTCcaatatctatttttttttaggaatCGATATATCAAAAGGGGACAATATCTTATCTTTCAttgtttctgcgaaatttctccaaTATCGTCAAATATCCTGAATctattagatatttgcgatatatccatgataaaataaagaaatatatgtaaaatctgatagagaaaaaaagaaaaacaaaaaactcagTTATTCACAGAGAAACGTACATTATGAATATGGAAGTTAATATCAGGGTGTAAAATTTTAACAACAGTTTCTAGTCATAACATGATCTAATAAAGAGGTAAATTAATCTGTTTGGGAAAAATAGATCGAAGTGAAACCTCTAAAGGCAAATTTGGGTGAAgtgaaatcccctcaaggcgaatttaggtgaggagaaatcccctcaaggcaattttgggtgagaagtaattctctaaatgcaaatatGTGTGAGGAGATAtctcctcaaggcgaatctgggTGAGGAAAAATCCCCTTAAGGAAATtctgggtgaggagaaattctctaaatgcaaatctgtatgaggagagatctcctcaaggtgaatataggtgaggagaaatcttctcaaAGCGAATATGGATGAGGAGAAATATGGCTATGACACTtgtggatataatcaatatgaagAAGTACATGATCAATCATTCAGTTGGATTCATTCTTATTATCCTTATATAGGGGAAACATTCGACAGCTCTAAAGAGATTTATAACTATCATATTCATCATTACAATTCATACTATATTGGTCATATATTTTTGTCTGATTATTGTACTTTCGTACACCAACGAGCgacttttcaaccacctagagtctttttttggatgtagatgaagttgacatttatatgtatttatatgtaattctaatattaattctttcaaaaaatatatatttttccggATATCGCCGATATATCCCTAATATTTCTGATATCTCTctttttaaaaattttgataaatatgTAGATataagggttaattacatataagtgcatcttagaATGATCTTTTAACCATAAGGCTACTAACTAGTTTTTTccttcataaggccactagattaaaaaagatattatattttggatattaaaaaccaataTTTTTACATAAATGTCTCTAGAGTACAAAATAaacattcattctctctcttctctacgGCAAGGTCTCCGGCCGACCTCTGGCAAACTCCGACCGACCTCCGGCGGGTCTCTGGTCAACTCCGgagaccacaaaagctactgtcactgacaccaaaagttactgtagctagcaacaaaagctactttgaTGAAATTTCTAGCAATCTCCGatgaggtcacaaaaactactatcactagcaacaaaagttactatcactagcaacaaaaactattctagtaagatttccggcaacctccgatGAGATAACAAAacctactatcaccaacaataaaagctactgctTAACAAATAACCTATGCTCCCCAAAACGAAAAGctactatccccaccaacaaaagctactgtcacaaatatcaaaagctactctcactagcAACAAATGCTATTCTCACCAACAGTAGAAAACAATCTCAccaacagcaaaagctgttttcaccaacaccaaaacctactcttaccaacaacaaaagttactgtcactaacaccaacgagctactctcactaacattagAGAGTTACTCTTatatcaaaaactactctcactatcaacaaaaactactctcaccaacgcAAAAAACTATCATCACCACCGCAAAAAACTactttcaccaccgacaaaagctactctcaccatcgTTAAAACTTACTATCATCATCACCAAAAGCTACAATCATCACCACCAAAATATACtctcatcaacatcaaaaactcttctcaccaacaacaaaatgcTACTTTCACCTAAACCAATcgctactctcaccaactccgaaagctactctcaccaacattaAAAACTGCTTCACTTGCTCTCTTTTGCCATAAttcaaccacaaaaacaaaagtacaaACCAGAATAAAACACCATCAGAAACATAGATACCATaagatcaaaattgaacaatgaggcataaaattaagatccaatttcattaccataactcaaaacaatacaaaagctacttagaaatcaaaacaattgtaaaatttatagtaattacccaaatcaaaccaaaactatcacacTGAATGAAAAAAATACAATACAGGAGTTTCTGCCATTTCCAAAAACAGTAGCAATTCATGATTCAAACCACaaatctataaaaaaaaatcaaaaacttaGCACAACGAACCATAGAATGATCAACTCCAGTGAGCTATATTCCGGCAACGTTGTCCTCATGCGCGGAGACGGTGAGAAGCAGGGTGGACTTGTCTCCGTTCGGGTCGGTTTAGACTGAGAAAAGTGATGGAGATGGAATCGACAACAGAATCGGCGATCTGAGATGGACTCCAGTGAGAGAATCGGAGAGATCTGAGTTGGActccagtgaggtagctttgATAGGAACTTCTTCATCGTTGTCATCATCTTCAGGCAAGGTAGCGTCGTTTCGAGGTTTTGCAAGCTTGGATCCATTGAAATCTCACCAGATCGGAGGTGGTGGTCGTCGGAATCGGGGCGGGGAGAGAGAGCGTCGTTCCTTAATCGTCGATGGGGTGGCTGGGCATTGGTCGAGTTTGTGTTGTGGTTCAATTGATGGTGACGGTGATGAGAGATGCTGGCCGCAATTGATTCTTTCAGGTAATTGCAGCGGGaagcgaagaagaagagagatcgGGGTCGGCGATGGGGTGGCTGGGCTTTAGTCGAGTTTGTGTTGTGGTTCAATTGATGGTGACGGTGATGAGAGATGGTGGCCGAAATTGATTCTTTCCGGTAATTgcaggggggagagagagagagaatgaatttcTTTTCGTTTTGGCCGGATGATCATGGAGTTAGtggaagggtaaaattgtcaggttgaaaataatttaaaactaCAAGTGGCCTTATGTATACAAGAAAACTTCGGTGGTTTTATGACTAATTTAACTTTCAAACTGACACtcgtgtgtaattttctatagatatataaatattttaatTCTTAATCTTGACAGATCAGCTAAATCGATTCACAGCCGTTTAATTCAATGTCTTCAACTCTTCATGTCGACACATATCGATAAGGATATCTGGTTTACTGTGGATGACTGTATCCAACAACTTGACGTTTCTTACTCATTTTTATGTATGACAGCTTCTTCCTAAACATTTCCTTCTCACCGCGCACCTAATTACTTGCTCAGTTTTCCTGTCAAATCAACCTACGTAGGGTACATGTAAGTATGCAACAATCACAGCCGTTCTTCAAATTTGGCCACCCTCTATATATGCCTCACTATCCCTGCTCCTACTTCCCTCAACTCCAAAAACACCCATCTTGGATAGCTAGCTTTTCGTTCCTCTTGAGTACTTATATCACACTACTCCAACTTTTCTGGGTGGTGCTACTAAGCTAGAGCTAGCTAGTTCTTCTGAGGTACCTTCAATCAGCTATATAGATAGCAATGGCCGACTTAGATACTTTCAAAGACCAGCAGGTTTGTGATGAtcgatttttcttcttctttatgtcCCCATTTTTAGTTTCCATACTAGGGTTTGTGATGAATTTGTTTATTAACTGCCATTTACCTTACTAGGGCAATGCATCTAGTCATTAATTGCTAGATGCACCACTAATATTCAATCAATATTATTTATTTCAGGGCTCTGAAGAAGACAAGAACCAAGCGATGACAAAAACTTGTACTATGGATGGAGCCGTTGATTGGAATGGCCGCCCTGCTATCCGAGGGAGAACTGGTTCTTGGGTTGCTGCAATTCTCATATTAGGTACATAATTAACCCTAGCTAATTAAGCTCCATGTATATAGACACACTAATTACAACATGAATTTATCTATTTAATCTCGACATTTTTATGTGATTATACCAAAAGCCACTACGTCTGTACTAAATGTGCAAATTTCGGTCTCAATGACTCTCAATTGTCAAATGTTAAAATAGTAGTTTGGGTTCTTTTCTCCTTCATCAGTGTACATACTTCTTAAATTTTATTGGGTGTTGTTATTAACACACCTTAAATCTCTATTCGTACACCCTCtctcattttttattctttaaagtcacatttattttggttaATACATCTAAGTAGCATGTGAATGTTACCatttaaagaataaaaaatgactcattttttaatctttaaattcacatttattttggttaATACATCTAagtagcatgtgaattttacatttaaagaataaaaaataaaaaagggtgtgtgaatagagattCAAGTCCTAACATTATGATAATATTCTAAACCATAATTCATTATGGTATATTGTTATATGTTTCATatagttttctttctttggtcaaagTTGTGTTTCATTATTGATTAAActtagggtggttctagttggacctccaaatttgatatttgcacCTCTCTTACTTATTAAACCTTAAATTCACTTTTTTTaatacttaaaaagctaagcacaaatatattttttttgaatttctttaaagatgatcaaaggatttcactcctattcCTCTGGTGACTTGAACCCAGGACCTGAATTCTAGGTAGTGgatgctctaaccactgagctaacaccacatcGTCAGCTAAGtacacctccttaattttatcaaaacacccttgaacaattaaatttgtattttcaaaatttttttgttttttttttgtttttaatgtttatCAATTCAACCACGAAGAATTTTGTGAGGGAGTTGCCTACATTTTTGGTGTACTTTTATCGGTGAAACCAGAAAGTGATTTTTGGAGGGGACGAACAAGTagacaattacaaaatttttTGTTAATCCAGATcatagttttttgtttgtttgttttgcaatatgGATGTTTCTTTGGTCAAATTGATGTTTCATTATTGGTTAAACTTATatacaatatatttttttttctctaatatTAGCGAATCAAGGATTGGCAACATTGGCATTCTTTGGAGTAGGAGTGAACTTGGTATTGTTCTTGACAAGGGTACTGGGACAAGACAACGCTGAGGCTGCAAACAACGTCAGCAAATGGACCGGAACAGTTTACATTTTCTCTCTTCTTGGGGCTTTTCTTAGTGATTCGTACTGGGGGAGATACAAAACTTGTGCTATCTTTCAACTTATTTTTGTCATTGTAAGTTTCTTGTTACCAATCAAAATCCTATTAATAAATTCCTGTACGATAATTTTTTTGCCATATATGATATGAGCATAGATAGATGATATCATTAAGCAGATATATGGTTCCTCTGTTGGTAAAAATTAGGTTTTTTTTCTATTGTCTTTTGGCCGTAGTTGTGCACACAGAATTATCTAGTTAGCGTTATAATTTATACAAAATTTCTTGCTACTTGCTAGTATATATTCGTGTAATTAATTTCTTTTACAGGGCTTGACATTATTATCAGTAACAACCTACCTATTCCTGCTCAAGCCTAGAGGTTGCGGTGATGAGCAATCTCCATGTAGAGACCATTCGAATTTTGAATTCGCATTGTTTTACATCTCCATATATCTCATTGCACTAGGGAATGGAGGCTACCAACCTACCATAGCTACATTTGGAGCGGACCAGTTTGATGAGGACGACCCCAAAGAAAGTCACTCGAAAATTGCCTTCTTCAGCTATTTCTACTTGGCTTTGAATCTTGGCTCCCTCTTTTCTAACACAATATTAGGGTATTTTGAGGATAAAGGAATATGGACTGTAGGGTTTTGGGCATCTACAGGCTCTGCTGGCATGGCAttgattttgtttctttgcGGAACTCCAAGGTATAGGCATTTTAAGCCTCAGGGCAATCCTCTTTCTAGGTTATGTCACGTACTGGTTGCTGCAACAAGAAAATGGAAGGTCAAGATCACGTCAGATGGAGATGATCATTTGTATGAGGAACATGGGAGACAATGCTCTGAAAATCAGAGTCGGAAAATACTTCACACCCAAGGAATCAAGTGAGTTTACATTTTTCAAGTTCTATTGAAATTTAAACTTAGTTATCATTATAGTTGTCGGATCTTCAGGGCCGAACTTGAGATTTTCGAAAAACCTTAAAAGTTGGGCCCTCTAATCGTAGTATGCATTATATTTTTTTCATAAGAATTTTCCTGAAATAAATCtataaactcaaaatcaaacaataaaatagcaaacaaaatataatattcaaaatatttaaattcATATAATAAGGATGGAGATGTTCCAAACCAAAATTTAAAAGATTAAGCTAAAGatatttaaaattaaaactataaaaaataatttaaaagcaTCTCCAACAAAGTAGCTAAAGCaaaattaaatttaacttttagtaAAATGGGTAACTACGTGTAGCTAGGAATTTTGAATAGTAATATATTtctataactttttttttcctttatcgAAACGGTAATTTATGGTAtgataaaacatttaaaataacTAGTATTGTTGCAGCAAAATTGTTAAGTCTATAGctatatttcatttttttatttactttaacTTAAATTAAAGCTTATGATGTTAAAGATGCTCAAAAGATGTTCTACACCAAAAAGTTAAAGATGGaatggtctacaaaaatgagaaatttaCTTTTCTTTAACCTTGGGGTAATTGTATTGTTGCATATGATGTATATAAATTTATCCTATAATTAATAAACCTTTTACTCCTAATAGTGATTGGGTTTTATTCCAAATTCTAAggagaatggttaaattttttaacTACCTCTTACGCCCATGATTTATCCAAATGCAGCAGAAAAATATTCTTATAAAAAATGGGTAAAATAGGAAGAATCGTCGTTAACCACAAAAAGTGGACAAAAAAAACTactttttaataaaaatttgttttgtattttttttttttttgtattttatatATTAAGCCAGTTCCTCAggagaatggttaaatttttttaataacctCTTATGCCCATGATTTATCAAAATGtagcaaagaaacatttttattaaaaatggGTAGTATAGGAAGAACTGTCATTAACCATGAAAAgtggacaaaaaaaaacatttttattagttttttttttttgtagtaaaACGATAGACCAAATGACACACACTTTGTGTATGGAGATGCTAGAATATATTAAATGAAAGCTCAATCATCATCGTTTAATATATACACACTTTTGGGCTTTCATTTGATATATACTAGCAGGGTCCACCCACTATATGTGTGGAGAGAAGTTAAATGTAGTAGAAAAACTTTCCATACAACTAccacattttctttttttttttagttttttttcttctattttttaatttaccatattatccttattgattaattatatttcagaattttttaaTATGTaaaggttaaattggtaaaaaatttcagttttggagagcaaagtctcttctcttaataatagtgtgtgtgtgtgtgtgtatattagGCTTTCAAAAAAAATGTTGATAATTCTCGATGTATTTCTAAACAAGATTCATGTTATTCAACAGGTTCTTGGATAGGGCAGCAATCGTCACATCAGAGGAGTTGAAACAAATAGACAGATGTTCTCCAAATCCATGGCGGCTTTGCACAGTGACACAAGTAGAAGAAGTTAAATGTGTACTGAGATTACTTCCAATTTGGCTATGTACAATACTATACTCAGTTGTTTTCACACAAATGGCCTCCCTTTTTGTAGAACAAGGTGCTATAAtgaaaaccaccatctccaagTTCCACATTCCCCCAGCGAGCATgtcaagtttcgacatcctTAGCGTGGCAACTTTTATCTTCATCTACCGGCGAGTTCTCGACCCACTAGTTGC
This portion of the Rosa chinensis cultivar Old Blush chromosome 1, RchiOBHm-V2, whole genome shotgun sequence genome encodes:
- the LOC112194410 gene encoding protein NRT1/ PTR FAMILY 7.2; this encodes MADLDTFKDQQGSEEDKNQAMTKTCTMDGAVDWNGRPAIRGRTGSWVAAILILANQGLATLAFFGVGVNLVLFLTRVLGQDNAEAANNVSKWTGTVYIFSLLGAFLSDSYWGRYKTCAIFQLIFVIGLTLLSVTTYLFLLKPRGCGDEQSPCRDHSNFEFALFYISIYLIALGNGGYQPTIATFGADQFDEDDPKESHSKIAFFSYFYLALNLGSLFSNTILGYFEDKGIWTVGFWASTGSAGMALILFLCGTPRYRHFKPQGNPLSRLCHVLVAATRKWKVKITSDGDDHLYEEHGRQCSENQSRKILHTQGIKFLDRAAIVTSEELKQIDRCSPNPWRLCTVTQVEEVKCVLRLLPIWLCTILYSVVFTQMASLFVEQGAIMKTTISKFHIPPASMSSFDILSVATFIFIYRRVLDPLVARVRKKGLTELQRMGIGLVIAIMAMISAGVVECFRLKYARTNCAATDCESPSSLSIFWQVPQYVLVGASEVFMYVGQLEFFNSQAPDGLKSFGSALCMTSISLGNYVSSLLVTIVMKFSSRDAMSGWIPGNLNKGHLDRFYFLLAALTTADLMVYIVCSKWYKYIKFESKGGDGHNENIWQAELGV